One Acidimicrobiia bacterium DNA window includes the following coding sequences:
- a CDS encoding ATP-binding cassette domain-containing protein, producing MPLESTIEVRDLRKRYDGLEAVRGVTFDVAPGETFGFLGPNGAGKSTTISMLCTLITPSGGSARVAGFDVTGNPLGVRRRIGLVFQDPTLDEYLTALENLQFHAQLYRMPRERAAERIPAVLEMVGLWERRSGLVRTFSGGMKRRLEIARGLLHSPRVLFLDEPTVGLDPQTRVNIWDYIQALRDREAITIFLTTHYMDEAEYCDRIAIIDNGEIVVMDTPDALKAAVGKDRIELRTEDDDQARRELGEAFGIEATPTSEGLTFHVAEGEEFVPRLFAALDVGIKAVSIARPTLDDVFMRHTGRTIRDAESSATDRLMMNPMVRARRGR from the coding sequence GTGCCCCTGGAGTCGACAATCGAGGTCCGAGACCTCCGGAAGCGCTACGACGGCCTCGAGGCCGTGCGCGGGGTGACCTTCGACGTCGCGCCGGGCGAGACGTTCGGGTTCCTCGGGCCGAACGGGGCCGGGAAGTCCACCACCATCTCGATGCTCTGCACCCTCATCACGCCGTCCGGCGGCTCGGCCCGGGTGGCCGGCTTCGACGTGACCGGCAACCCCCTCGGGGTCCGGCGCCGCATCGGCCTCGTGTTCCAGGACCCGACGCTCGACGAGTACCTGACCGCCCTCGAGAACCTCCAGTTCCACGCCCAGCTCTACCGGATGCCGCGCGAGCGCGCCGCCGAGCGGATCCCGGCGGTCCTCGAGATGGTCGGCCTCTGGGAGCGCCGGAGCGGGCTGGTCCGCACCTTCTCGGGTGGGATGAAGCGCCGCCTCGAGATCGCCCGGGGCCTCCTCCACTCCCCCCGCGTGCTGTTCCTGGACGAGCCGACGGTGGGGCTCGACCCCCAGACCCGGGTGAACATCTGGGACTACATCCAGGCGCTGCGGGACCGCGAAGCGATCACGATCTTCCTCACGACCCACTACATGGACGAAGCCGAGTACTGCGACCGCATCGCGATCATCGACAACGGCGAGATCGTGGTGATGGACACGCCCGACGCGCTCAAGGCGGCCGTCGGGAAGGACCGCATCGAGCTGCGCACCGAGGACGACGACCAGGCGCGCCGTGAGCTCGGCGAGGCCTTCGGGATCGAGGCCACGCCGACGAGCGAGGGGCTGACGTTCCACGTCGCCGAGGGGGAGGAGTTCGTCCCCCGCCTGTTCGCGGCCCTGGACGTCGGCATCAAGGCGGTGAGCATCGCCCGGCCCACCCTCGACGACGTGTTCATGCGCCACACCGGGCGCACGATCCGAGACGCCGAGTCCTCGGCGACCGACCGGCTCATGATGAACCCGATGGTGCGAGCCAGGAGAGGCCGATGA
- a CDS encoding UGSC family (seleno)protein produces MNDARVVLDPTGERQAPVRERTPRPRTLSGAAVGLLDISKARGDVFLDRLEEQLRGRGARVRRYAKPTFTKVAPIDLRREIAQQCDVVIEALADUGSCTSCSVHDTVNLEALGVPTVFVASSEFVDAAVAQARALGADPASVFVPHPIQDRTDDELRALADGAVDDVVRAVSG; encoded by the coding sequence GTGAACGACGCCCGCGTAGTCCTCGACCCGACCGGCGAGCGGCAGGCGCCGGTGCGCGAGCGCACGCCGCGGCCCCGAACGCTGAGCGGCGCCGCCGTCGGCCTCCTCGACATCTCCAAGGCCCGGGGCGATGTGTTCCTCGACCGCCTGGAGGAGCAGCTGCGCGGTCGCGGCGCCCGGGTGCGGCGCTACGCGAAGCCGACGTTCACGAAGGTGGCTCCGATCGATCTGCGCCGCGAGATCGCTCAGCAGTGCGACGTCGTGATCGAGGCGCTCGCCGACTGAGGTTCGTGCACGTCGTGCAGTGTGCACGACACCGTCAACCTGGAGGCCTTGGGGGTGCCGACCGTGTTCGTGGCCTCGAGCGAGTTCGTCGACGCCGCCGTCGCCCAGGCGCGCGCGCTCGGCGCCGACCCGGCGTCGGTGTTCGTGCCCCACCCGATCCAGGACCGCACCGACGACGAGCTCCGGGCCCTCGCTGACGGCGCGGTGGATGACGTCGTTCGGGCCGTGAGCGGGTAG
- a CDS encoding LLM class flavin-dependent oxidoreductase, whose amino-acid sequence MSMRIGLDVAQQRMPWAEVVARARFADDAGFDGVWGFDHFQPMYGSGPGECFEGNTTLAALSGLTERARLGLLVTGLTYRHPSVLAAEAITIDHASGGRYELAYGAAWFDGEHRALGIPFPPTGERVAAFEEAVQVVRGLLTTDRFSFDGRHYQVREATLRPRPVQQPRPPIWIGASGDRMLGVAARHADVWHSFGPPDHLAERSERLSELAAAAGRDPAAILRAGSLSLDGGVDDARRTIDRWQEVGFGYLVAGWPSEGQPTVEAFAAAVLG is encoded by the coding sequence ATGAGCATGCGAATCGGCCTCGACGTCGCCCAACAGCGCATGCCGTGGGCGGAGGTGGTGGCGCGGGCCCGGTTCGCGGACGACGCCGGCTTCGACGGCGTCTGGGGCTTCGACCACTTCCAGCCCATGTACGGGTCGGGGCCCGGGGAGTGCTTCGAGGGCAACACCACCCTCGCGGCCTTGAGCGGCCTCACCGAGCGGGCGCGGCTGGGACTGCTGGTGACGGGGCTCACGTACCGCCACCCCTCGGTGCTGGCGGCGGAGGCGATCACCATCGACCACGCCTCCGGCGGCCGCTACGAGCTCGCGTACGGCGCGGCGTGGTTCGACGGCGAGCACCGTGCCCTCGGGATCCCGTTCCCGCCCACCGGGGAGCGCGTCGCCGCGTTCGAGGAGGCGGTGCAGGTCGTGCGGGGCCTGCTCACCACCGACCGGTTCTCGTTCGACGGCCGCCACTACCAGGTCCGCGAGGCGACGCTGCGGCCGCGGCCGGTGCAGCAGCCGCGCCCGCCGATCTGGATCGGGGCGTCCGGGGATCGGATGCTCGGCGTCGCGGCGCGGCACGCCGACGTCTGGCACTCGTTCGGGCCCCCGGACCACCTGGCCGAGCGGTCGGAGCGCCTGAGCGAGCTGGCGGCGGCGGCCGGCCGCGACCCGGCCGCGATCCTGCGCGCCGGCTCGCTCTCCCTCGACGGCGGCGTCGACGACGCGCGCCGCACCATCGACCGGTGGCAGGAGGTCGGGTTCGGCTACCTCGTCGCGGGCTGGCCGAGCGAGGGGCAGCCGACCGTCGAGGCGTTCGCGGCCGCAGTCCTCGGCTGA
- a CDS encoding molybdopterin-dependent oxidoreductase has translation MGALGTEPEAHETAIGRRVFLGVAAFAATGVVFGTQIQGWLERNVGPILTKDPTGLLALLPVGRFRIYSVTSDLPTRSRAAYRLHVRGLVERETTLTFDELRSMPKTRLRRDFQCVTGWRVPDVPWAGVRLSEVLDRAGVKPEARAVRFVSFDGAYSESLTLAQARRHDVLVAYELEGEALSSEHGGPARLYVAPMYGYKSCKWLEAIELTRGVEPGYWEQRGYAVDGWVGRSNHRDDDATS, from the coding sequence GTGGGTGCCCTGGGGACCGAGCCCGAAGCGCACGAGACGGCGATCGGCCGGCGAGTCTTCCTCGGCGTGGCCGCGTTCGCGGCCACGGGCGTCGTCTTCGGCACCCAGATCCAGGGCTGGCTCGAGCGGAACGTCGGCCCGATCCTGACCAAGGACCCGACCGGGCTGCTGGCCCTGCTCCCGGTGGGGCGGTTCCGCATCTACAGCGTGACCTCCGACCTGCCCACGCGCAGCCGCGCCGCCTACCGACTGCACGTGCGCGGCCTCGTCGAGCGCGAGACGACGCTCACCTTCGACGAGCTGCGCTCGATGCCCAAGACTCGCCTGCGGCGCGACTTCCAGTGCGTGACCGGCTGGCGGGTGCCCGACGTTCCGTGGGCGGGCGTCCGGCTGTCCGAGGTGCTCGACCGCGCCGGCGTCAAGCCGGAGGCGCGGGCGGTGCGCTTCGTCTCGTTCGACGGCGCCTACAGCGAGAGCCTGACGCTCGCCCAGGCCCGCCGTCACGACGTCCTGGTCGCGTACGAGCTCGAGGGGGAGGCCCTGTCGAGCGAGCACGGCGGCCCGGCCCGGCTGTACGTGGCGCCGATGTACGGCTACAAGTCGTGCAAGTGGCTGGAGGCCATCGAGCTCACGCGCGGGGTCGAGCCCGGCTACTGGGAGCAGCGGGGGTACGCCGTGGACGGCTGGGTCGGCCGGTCGAACCACCGCGACGATGACGCCACCAGCTGA
- a CDS encoding cytochrome b/b6 domain-containing protein translates to MTPPAELERFDAVERVAHWATASLFGVLMLSGAALYAGPISTLVGQRELVRLVHVSAGVALPVPLLVALAGRWGRHLRRDLRQLGRFDDEDRRWLRRATRADARLAKFNPGQKVNAAFLGSAIVVMLGTGIVLKWFSLFSLDTRTGATFVHDWVALGIWVAVAGHVALALRDPDALRGMVRGRVSARWARSMRPRWFEAETGEPASRLKVAAPLASTPTPGPRAPRAGSLD, encoded by the coding sequence ATGACGCCACCAGCTGAGCTCGAGCGCTTCGACGCCGTCGAGCGCGTGGCGCACTGGGCCACGGCGTCGCTGTTCGGCGTCCTCATGCTCAGCGGCGCCGCGCTGTACGCCGGGCCGATCTCGACGCTGGTTGGGCAGCGCGAGCTCGTCCGGCTCGTCCACGTCTCCGCCGGGGTCGCGCTGCCGGTGCCGCTGCTCGTGGCCCTCGCCGGTCGGTGGGGCCGTCACCTGCGGCGCGACCTTCGGCAGCTCGGGCGCTTCGACGACGAGGACCGGCGCTGGCTCCGTCGGGCGACACGCGCCGACGCCCGGCTCGCCAAGTTCAACCCGGGTCAGAAGGTGAACGCGGCCTTCCTGGGGTCGGCGATCGTCGTGATGCTCGGCACCGGGATCGTCCTCAAGTGGTTCTCGCTCTTCTCGCTCGACACGCGGACCGGCGCGACGTTCGTCCACGACTGGGTGGCGCTCGGCATCTGGGTCGCCGTCGCCGGCCACGTCGCCCTCGCGCTGCGCGACCCCGACGCGCTGCGCGGGATGGTGCGGGGCCGGGTCTCGGCGCGCTGGGCTCGGTCGATGCGGCCCCGCTGGTTCGAGGCTGAGACGGGCGAGCCGGCGAGCCGCCTCAAGGTGGCGGCGCCGCTCGCGTCGACGCCAACTCCGGGTCCGCGCGCGCCGCGCGCCGGTAGCCTCGATTGA
- the murD gene encoding UDP-N-acetylmuramoyl-L-alanine--D-glutamate ligase — translation MTGGGLRGKRVLVMGVGRRAGGVGAIRYAAESGAEVRVTDAGDPARFGAVVEAFRDQPIAFVLGRHDEADFRWADVVIRNPDVRRDSPYLRVAEANGARVEMEMTLFLRACPAPTVGVTGTKGKTTTTMLLHGMLRQRWPTTVVAGNMGRSALARLHDVEPGVPAALELSSFQLEGLGEHALSPHVAVITNLRPDHLDRYPSFEDYATAKANIVRNQRRDDWKVFPADDPSVAPLVAGTPAGTITFADRAHDGQRTLFLEDDRLVASWDGTALDLGPAGALRVPGAHNRRNALAAAGAALAVGVGAAEVRRAVAGFDGVPHRLEPVATIGDVDFVNDSAATTPDAAVAALTAFEGRPIVAVAGGSDKGLDLAPLATALAAHAAHIVLLAGSGTAGLRRRLGDAVPVHGPFDSMAAAVARAAALAPAGGVVLLSPGCASFGVFVDEFDRGDRFRAAVEELEARAGS, via the coding sequence ATGACCGGCGGGGGCCTCCGCGGCAAGCGGGTACTGGTGATGGGCGTCGGCCGCCGCGCCGGCGGGGTCGGCGCCATCCGGTACGCGGCCGAGTCGGGCGCCGAGGTGCGCGTCACCGACGCGGGTGACCCCGCCCGGTTCGGAGCGGTGGTCGAGGCGTTCCGCGACCAGCCCATCGCCTTCGTCCTCGGTCGTCACGACGAGGCCGACTTCCGGTGGGCCGACGTCGTGATCCGAAACCCCGACGTCCGGCGCGACTCGCCCTACCTGCGGGTCGCCGAGGCCAACGGCGCGAGGGTCGAGATGGAGATGACGCTCTTCCTGCGGGCCTGCCCGGCCCCGACCGTCGGCGTCACCGGCACCAAGGGCAAGACCACGACCACGATGCTCCTGCACGGCATGCTCCGCCAGCGGTGGCCGACGACGGTGGTCGCCGGGAACATGGGCCGGTCGGCCCTGGCTCGCCTCCACGACGTCGAGCCCGGCGTCCCCGCCGCGCTCGAGCTGTCCTCGTTCCAGCTCGAGGGGCTCGGCGAGCACGCGCTCTCGCCGCACGTGGCCGTGATCACCAACCTGCGCCCCGACCACCTCGACCGGTACCCGTCGTTCGAGGACTACGCCACCGCCAAGGCGAACATCGTCCGCAACCAGCGACGCGACGACTGGAAGGTCTTCCCGGCTGACGACCCGAGCGTGGCGCCGCTCGTCGCCGGGACCCCCGCCGGCACGATCACCTTCGCCGACCGGGCCCACGACGGCCAGCGCACCCTGTTCCTCGAGGACGACCGGCTCGTGGCGTCGTGGGACGGCACCGCCCTCGACCTCGGTCCGGCGGGCGCGCTGCGGGTCCCCGGCGCGCACAACCGCCGGAACGCACTCGCCGCCGCCGGCGCCGCGCTCGCGGTCGGCGTCGGCGCGGCCGAGGTGCGTCGCGCCGTGGCCGGCTTCGACGGCGTCCCGCACCGCCTCGAGCCGGTGGCGACCATCGGCGACGTGGACTTCGTGAACGACAGCGCGGCCACCACACCGGACGCCGCCGTCGCCGCGCTGACCGCGTTCGAGGGTCGCCCGATCGTCGCCGTCGCTGGAGGGTCCGACAAGGGCCTCGACCTCGCCCCGCTGGCGACGGCGCTCGCGGCGCACGCCGCCCACATCGTGCTGCTCGCCGGCTCCGGCACGGCAGGGCTGCGCCGCCGGCTGGGCGACGCCGTGCCCGTGCACGGCCCGTTCGATTCGATGGCGGCGGCGGTGGCGCGGGCCGCCGCGCTCGCGCCCGCGGGCGGGGTCGTGCTGCTCTCACCGGGCTGCGCCAGCTTCGGGGTCTTCGTCGACGAGTTCGACCGCGGCGACCGGTTCCGAGCCGCGGTCGAGGAGCTCGAGGCCCGCGCCGGGTCGTGA
- a CDS encoding thioredoxin family protein, translated as MSVTVPDGLVAVVKRDCPTCRLVAPVLADLRARAAPLTVFSQDDPSFPEGLDAVDDTGLDVSFALDVDTVPTLVRVEGGRETARLVGWSRAEWAPFTGVADLGADLPPHRPGCGSRTHDPDLVAARAAAAGGARLTARRVELGPSEDDAEAMFDRGWTDGLPVVPPTPERVARMLTGTTRDPGQVVAVVPPDLVECTVEKVAINAVLAGCRPDYLPVVLAAVEAACTDEFNIHGLLATTWFSGPLVIVNGPRARAVGMNAGVNALGQGNRANGTIGRALQLVVRNVGGGRPGEVDRATLGQPGKYTFCFAEREHDSPWEPLHVTRGLPASSSAVTLFAAEGPRGLVDQLSRDAGSLASSFAACLRATTHPKIALAFDAVVVVSPEHGRVFREAGWSKARLLEELGSRLQLPGEELVRGAGGIAEGLPEAVRTMTVPKFRDGGLLLVHAGGGAGLFSAIIGGWASGPTGSAPVTREIGT; from the coding sequence GTGAGCGTCACCGTCCCCGACGGGCTCGTCGCGGTCGTGAAGCGCGACTGCCCCACGTGCCGGCTCGTCGCGCCGGTGCTCGCCGACCTCCGGGCGCGGGCGGCGCCGCTCACGGTCTTCTCCCAGGACGACCCGTCGTTCCCCGAGGGCCTCGACGCCGTCGACGACACCGGCCTCGACGTCTCGTTCGCCCTCGACGTCGACACCGTGCCCACCCTCGTGCGGGTGGAGGGCGGCCGCGAGACGGCGCGCCTGGTCGGCTGGAGCCGGGCGGAGTGGGCGCCGTTCACCGGCGTGGCCGACCTGGGTGCCGACCTGCCGCCGCACCGACCGGGCTGCGGCTCCCGGACCCACGATCCGGACCTCGTGGCCGCCCGCGCCGCCGCGGCCGGCGGGGCCCGGCTGACCGCCCGCCGGGTCGAGCTCGGACCGAGCGAGGACGACGCCGAGGCGATGTTCGACCGGGGCTGGACCGACGGGCTGCCGGTCGTCCCCCCGACCCCCGAGCGCGTCGCTCGCATGCTGACCGGCACGACCCGGGACCCGGGTCAGGTTGTTGCCGTCGTCCCGCCCGACCTCGTCGAGTGCACGGTGGAGAAGGTCGCGATCAACGCCGTGCTCGCCGGCTGCCGCCCCGACTACCTGCCCGTCGTCCTCGCCGCGGTCGAGGCCGCCTGCACCGACGAGTTCAACATCCACGGCCTGCTCGCCACGACCTGGTTCTCGGGGCCGCTCGTGATCGTGAACGGCCCCCGGGCCCGAGCCGTGGGGATGAACGCGGGCGTGAACGCGCTCGGCCAGGGCAACCGGGCCAACGGCACGATCGGGCGGGCGCTGCAGCTCGTCGTCCGCAACGTGGGGGGCGGGCGGCCGGGCGAGGTCGACCGGGCCACCCTCGGCCAGCCCGGGAAGTACACGTTCTGCTTCGCCGAGCGGGAGCACGACTCGCCGTGGGAGCCCCTCCACGTCACCCGCGGCCTGCCCGCCTCGTCGTCGGCGGTGACGCTCTTCGCCGCCGAGGGGCCGCGGGGCCTGGTCGACCAGCTGTCTCGCGACGCCGGGTCGCTCGCGAGCAGCTTCGCCGCCTGCCTGCGGGCCACCACGCACCCGAAGATCGCGCTGGCGTTCGACGCCGTCGTCGTGGTGTCGCCCGAGCACGGCCGGGTCTTCCGCGAGGCGGGCTGGTCGAAGGCCCGCCTCCTCGAGGAGCTGGGGAGCCGCCTGCAGCTGCCGGGCGAGGAGCTGGTGCGGGGCGCGGGCGGCATCGCCGAGGGCCTGCCCGAGGCGGTCCGGACCATGACCGTGCCGAAGTTCCGTGACGGCGGGCTGCTGCTCGTCCACGCCGGTGGTGGAGCGGGCCTCTTCTCGGCCATCATCGGGGGCTGGGCCAGCGGCCCGACCGGCAGCGCGCCGGTGACGAGGGAGATCGGCACGTGA
- a CDS encoding ABC transporter permease: protein MTTTTTSTSMPAVAPVVDLHEGAAWYDDLRAARVVWKREIIRFGRNRIRILTSLAQPILFLFVLGTGLAPVVKVPGGFDFRTFMFPGVIAMTILFTAIFSAVSIVWDREFGFLREMLVAPVRRGAIMVGKCAGGATVATMQGIIILVLAGLVHVPYSPVLFIELLGMMVITATMLTAFGLFLAARIQEIESFQVVMQLFVLPMFFLAGAVFPIHRLPAWLGTLTRFDPLAYVVDAMRRTVFTHAHASAAVTRTLEPGITWGGWHLPVLFELGFVALVAVALLVGAVAQFARVE, encoded by the coding sequence ATGACGACGACCACCACCAGCACCTCCATGCCCGCGGTCGCGCCGGTGGTCGACCTCCATGAGGGCGCGGCCTGGTACGACGACCTTCGGGCGGCGCGCGTCGTGTGGAAGCGGGAGATCATCCGCTTCGGCCGCAACCGAATCCGAATCCTCACCTCGCTGGCTCAGCCGATCCTCTTCCTCTTCGTGCTCGGCACCGGCTTGGCCCCGGTGGTGAAGGTCCCCGGCGGCTTCGACTTCCGCACCTTCATGTTCCCGGGCGTGATCGCCATGACGATCCTGTTCACCGCCATCTTCTCGGCGGTGTCGATCGTGTGGGACCGAGAGTTCGGTTTCCTGCGCGAGATGCTCGTGGCGCCGGTTCGTCGCGGCGCGATCATGGTGGGCAAGTGCGCCGGCGGCGCCACCGTCGCCACGATGCAGGGCATCATCATCCTGGTCCTCGCCGGCCTCGTGCACGTCCCGTACTCGCCGGTGCTGTTCATCGAGCTGCTCGGCATGATGGTGATCACCGCCACGATGCTCACTGCCTTCGGGCTCTTCCTCGCCGCCCGGATCCAGGAGATCGAGTCGTTCCAGGTGGTGATGCAGCTCTTCGTCCTGCCGATGTTCTTCCTCGCCGGGGCGGTGTTCCCGATCCACCGGCTGCCGGCGTGGCTCGGCACGCTCACCCGGTTCGACCCGCTCGCCTACGTCGTCGACGCCATGCGGCGAACGGTCTTCACCCACGCCCACGCCTCGGCCGCGGTGACCCGCACCCTCGAGCCGGGCATCACCTGGGGCGGCTGGCACCTCCCGGTCCTCTTCGAGCTCGGGTTCGTCGCCCTCGTCGCCGTCGCCCTGCTGGTCGGCGCGGTGGCCCAGTTCGCCCGGGTCGAGTGA
- a CDS encoding PIG-L family deacetylase, with protein sequence MLPPVARPAPPDMRDWGTVPAAELERVVVVSPHLDDAVLGCSYLLAAHPGVVVVTAFAGRPDRYPDPPGHWDALGGFGPGDEVHVARRAEDAAALAGFAARPVWLDFVEHSYLDRADWIRPHEVVDALDEAVRAVRPTAVFAPFGLANPDHDCTHEAAMLVRERMQADGDGAAWFCYEDMGYQHIPGLLAWRISALFRRAVWPTPAAVPVDVDHERKRAAVACYPTQVRALEAEWGLLRKLDAPAPEQYWRLAPPPPGWEALIER encoded by the coding sequence ATGCTGCCGCCCGTGGCCCGGCCCGCACCCCCCGACATGCGGGACTGGGGCACCGTCCCGGCGGCCGAGCTCGAGCGCGTCGTCGTCGTGTCGCCCCATCTCGACGACGCGGTGCTCGGGTGCTCGTACCTGCTCGCGGCGCACCCCGGCGTCGTGGTCGTCACCGCCTTCGCCGGGCGCCCCGACCGCTACCCAGACCCGCCGGGCCACTGGGACGCCCTCGGCGGGTTCGGTCCCGGCGACGAGGTGCACGTCGCGCGGCGGGCCGAGGACGCCGCTGCGCTCGCCGGCTTCGCCGCCCGACCGGTGTGGCTCGACTTCGTCGAGCACTCCTACCTGGACCGCGCCGACTGGATCCGGCCCCACGAGGTCGTCGACGCGCTCGACGAGGCCGTGCGCGCGGTGCGTCCGACGGCGGTGTTCGCGCCGTTTGGGCTTGCGAACCCCGATCACGACTGCACCCACGAGGCCGCCATGCTGGTGCGCGAGCGCATGCAGGCCGACGGGGACGGCGCGGCGTGGTTCTGCTACGAGGACATGGGCTACCAGCACATCCCGGGTCTGCTGGCGTGGCGCATCTCGGCCCTCTTCCGGCGGGCGGTCTGGCCGACGCCGGCGGCCGTGCCCGTCGACGTGGACCACGAGCGCAAGCGCGCCGCGGTCGCGTGCTACCCGACGCAGGTGCGCGCCCTCGAGGCCGAGTGGGGCCTGCTGCGCAAGCTCGACGCACCGGCCCCCGAGCAGTACTGGCGCCTGGCCCCGCCGCCCCCCGGCTGGGAAGCGCTCATCGAGCGATGA
- a CDS encoding aldo/keto reductase — translation MAADRSAPTRPSGAVAPTLRALGCTGLMVSPLCLGAMNFGDPTDPEESTAIIDAALDGGITMIDTADVYAGGRSEEIVGAALAANGRRDEIVLATKVGMPRGAAPPGTWHRRDHIVASCDESLRRLRTDRVDLYQLHRPSLVVPQDETLAAFDELVRAGKVRHLGCSTHPAWMVMEALCIAARDDRPAYATEQPPYNLLDRRVENELLPLCRAHGLGVLPWSPLGAGILAGRYDDVDEIPDGARAARRPQLRERLTPAALDVARGLRALAAERGLTSAQLALLWAKDQPDVTAPIVGPRTRSQLQDALGVLERSLDDEARAACDELVPAGSAVADFHNTSGWMRERIT, via the coding sequence GTGGCCGCCGATCGCTCCGCCCCGACGCGGCCGAGCGGCGCGGTCGCGCCGACCCTCCGCGCCCTCGGCTGCACCGGGCTCATGGTCAGCCCCCTGTGCCTCGGCGCCATGAACTTCGGTGACCCCACCGACCCCGAGGAGTCGACGGCCATCATCGACGCCGCCCTCGACGGTGGGATCACGATGATCGACACCGCCGACGTGTACGCCGGTGGCCGCAGCGAGGAGATCGTCGGCGCCGCGCTGGCGGCCAACGGTCGGCGCGACGAGATCGTGCTCGCCACGAAGGTCGGCATGCCCCGCGGCGCCGCGCCGCCGGGCACGTGGCACCGGCGGGACCACATTGTCGCGTCGTGCGACGAGTCCCTCCGGCGCCTCCGGACCGACCGCGTGGACCTGTACCAGCTGCACCGACCCTCGCTGGTCGTGCCCCAGGACGAGACGCTCGCCGCCTTCGACGAGCTCGTCCGGGCCGGCAAGGTGCGACACCTCGGCTGCTCGACGCACCCGGCGTGGATGGTCATGGAGGCGCTGTGCATCGCGGCCCGCGACGACCGGCCCGCCTACGCGACCGAGCAGCCGCCGTACAACCTGCTCGACCGGCGGGTGGAGAACGAGCTGCTGCCGCTGTGCCGGGCCCACGGCCTCGGCGTGCTCCCCTGGTCACCGCTGGGGGCCGGCATCCTCGCCGGCCGCTACGACGACGTCGACGAGATCCCCGACGGCGCGCGCGCGGCCCGCCGCCCGCAGCTTCGGGAGCGGCTGACGCCCGCAGCGCTGGATGTCGCGCGCGGCCTCCGTGCGCTCGCGGCCGAGCGCGGGCTGACGAGCGCCCAGCTGGCGCTGCTGTGGGCGAAAGACCAGCCGGACGTCACCGCGCCGATCGTCGGGCCGCGCACCCGATCCCAGCTGCAGGACGCGCTCGGCGTCCTCGAGCGGTCGCTCGACGACGAGGCTCGGGCCGCCTGCGACGAGCTCGTCCCGGCCGGGAGCGCGGTCGCCGACTTCCACAACACCTCGGGCTGGATGCGGGAGCGGATCACCTGA
- the serC gene encoding phosphoserine transaminase, whose product MAVDPAEIRLPAALIPGDGRFGSGPSKVRDEAVARLADAAHGYLGTSHRRDGVRSVVRRARAGLAELFGLPAGYEVLVGNGGTSVFWDAAAFGLVERRSQHLSFGEFSSRFAAVVAATPFLETPEVIESPPGTHPEGRPSADVDAYALTHNETSTGVMMDVSRPDGGLVLVDATSAAGGLRVDPRAFDCYYFAPQKAFASEGGLWLALCSPAAIERIERIAASGRWQPPTLSLPLALEHSRQDQTLNTPALATLFLLADTIEWMLAQGGLEWAASRCDQAAELLYGWAEASPSATPFVAKPAERSHVTATIDFVDVDAAAVAAALRANGILDTEPYRKLGRNQLRIAMYPAVELEDLATLTRAIDHVIARLA is encoded by the coding sequence ATGGCCGTCGACCCCGCCGAGATCCGGCTGCCCGCGGCGCTGATCCCTGGCGACGGGCGCTTCGGCTCGGGTCCGTCGAAGGTGCGCGACGAGGCGGTGGCGCGTCTCGCCGACGCGGCCCACGGGTACCTCGGCACCAGCCACCGCCGCGACGGCGTGCGGAGCGTGGTGCGGCGGGCCCGGGCCGGGCTCGCGGAGCTGTTCGGGCTCCCGGCCGGGTACGAGGTCCTCGTCGGCAACGGCGGCACCTCGGTCTTCTGGGACGCCGCCGCGTTCGGGCTCGTCGAGCGGCGCAGCCAGCACCTGAGCTTCGGCGAGTTCTCGTCCCGCTTCGCCGCCGTCGTCGCGGCCACGCCGTTCCTCGAGACGCCCGAGGTGATCGAGTCCCCGCCGGGCACGCATCCCGAGGGCCGCCCCAGCGCCGACGTCGACGCCTACGCGTTGACCCACAACGAGACGTCCACCGGCGTGATGATGGACGTGAGCCGCCCGGACGGCGGGTTGGTGCTGGTGGACGCCACGTCGGCGGCCGGGGGCCTGCGCGTCGACCCGCGGGCGTTCGACTGCTACTACTTCGCCCCCCAGAAGGCGTTCGCCTCCGAAGGCGGCCTGTGGCTGGCGCTGTGCTCCCCGGCGGCGATCGAGCGGATCGAGCGGATCGCCGCGTCCGGCCGCTGGCAGCCGCCGACCCTCAGCCTGCCCCTGGCGCTCGAGCACTCCCGGCAGGACCAGACCCTGAACACCCCCGCGCTCGCCACCCTGTTCCTGCTCGCCGACACGATCGAGTGGATGCTCGCCCAAGGCGGCCTCGAGTGGGCGGCGTCGCGCTGCGACCAGGCCGCCGAGCTCCTCTACGGCTGGGCCGAGGCCAGCCCGTCCGCCACCCCGTTCGTCGCCAAGCCGGCGGAGCGCAGCCACGTCACCGCCACCATCGACTTCGTCGACGTCGACGCAGCCGCCGTCGCGGCCGCGCTCCGCGCCAACGGGATCCTCGACACGGAGCCGTACCGCAAGCTCGGGCGCAACCAGCTGCGGATCGCGATGTACCCGGCGGTCGAGCTCGAGGACCTGGCCACGCTGACCCGGGCCATCGACCACGTGATCGCCCGCCTCGCGTGA